The window GTGTGCATGCGGCCGTCGTGCTGGATGAATACGGCGGCGTTATCGGTTTTCTTACCTTGACGGACATCATGAACGAAATCATCGGAACATCCTTCGACGCCGACGAAATCGACGCACCGCAGATGATTCCACGCGGCAAGGATGCTTGGTATATGGATGGACTGTTCTCAATCGACGACTTCAAAGAGAAATTTGATATTGACGTGCCTCTGCCCGATGAGGATAAAGCGCATTTCCAAACGATGGGAGGTTTCCTGACCTCTTACTTTGGCTACATTCCCAAAGAAACAGAAGTTTGTCAGTGGAATGATTTTACGTTTGAAATTGTCGACATGGATCGCGCGCGCATTGACAAAATTCTAGTCACGCATCGAAGACGACCCAAAACAAACGAAACAGAAGAAAACACTGTGACAAGAGCGCACTGAATAAAAAAGCGATGCCGTTTCAAACGACATCGCTTTCTTTGTGCCATAAATTCATACGCATTCAGTGGCGCGGCATCTTGTGTACAATCTGTATCGCCTTGGCAATCTCCTGAATGATAAACGCCTTGTCCACCGGATCCATCGTCGCGATTCTTGCAAACAAATCCCCTTTATGCGTAGATACGTACTTGGGCGGAAGATGATTGAGGGCAAGCGCCATGATGTCTTCCTTGCATTTTTCGCAGGAGCAGCAATCGGGATACATACGCAAAACAGCATCGATATTCTGCTGAACGAATTCTTCCATGGTATTTCTGATCGGCATATCTCACCCATCCTCAAGATGCTAAACTTTCATAAGTAAATTCTTTCTAATCAAATTATACAACAAGCAGCGCATCTTGTCACTCTTTATGGATAATTTTTCAAATTTCAGGACTGTCGCCCTCTGCAATAAGACTGAAAGACTTATTTATATTGCCATCGGCAAACTCTCATCTCGATAAAATCAAGCATGGAGAAGAGCAGCAGTCCGAGCAGACTGAGCACAACGATTCCTGCATACATCTCCAAATAATTGACACGAAGCCATGCGTCCATGATGAAATATCCCAAACCATATTGCGAACCGAATGTCTCCGTAAAAAACAATACGGAAATCGCCGTCGCCATGGCAACGCGCACAGCTGTAATGAATTTGGGCAAAGACGCTGGCCAAAGAACATGGCGAAAAATGGAAAAAAATGACGCCCCTAAGGAAAGAAGGGGCATGTACGTCTCTTGCGGAATCGCACGCACGGCATCGCGCACGGCGATGATGACTTGGAATACGATGATAAGAAAGAGCATCAAGACTTTGGACATCTCCCCCACGCCGGCAAGCAGCATGAGAATCGGCAGCAGGGCGATTTTCGGAACAGGATACATCAGATAGACAAAAGGAGAAAAAATACGGTCAGCCTTCGCTGCATATCCCATAAAAATCCCTATGGGGTAGCCAATTCCTACAGCAAGGACAAGTCCCAGTGCAATTCTGCCCAAACTGTAAATTGCATGAATGGCAATTGAGGATAAAAAGATGCTCTGCAAACAGGAAACAACACTCCATGGATTTGGCACAATCGGCAATGCAAGAAAAGAAGATAGAATCCACCAGACAAAAAACAGTATGGCGGCAGCGCCAATGTAAACAACAGTACGCTTCATGCCCGACGCCACCTCTTCTTAATTTGCTCACGCAAATAACAGCTCATACGAAAAAATTCTACTTTATTTCGCTGATCGATACAGCCAAAAAGAGGATTATCCAACACCTCGGCAATGCGCCCGGGAGCGTCGGCAAGAATCACGATTCTCTGTCCAAGGTACAGCGCTTCCTCCACATAATGCGTAACGAGAACCGTGGTCACATGCTGCTCGTGCCAAAGGGATAGGAAAACCTCCTGCATCTCTTCGCGCGTGATAGCGTCCAGTGCCGAAAACGGTTCATCCATCAAAAGCACATCGGGACGAAGCAAAAAGGCGCGTGCCAAGCCCACGCGCTGTTGCTGCCCACCAGACAGTTCTTTTGGATACCGTTCACTGAATGCATCGATGCCCAGTCGCTGCATCATGGAAGCGGTCTCGTTCTCCCGCACCCTTTCATGACGTATCCTCCCGCCAAGTTCGACATTTTCACGCACGGTTTTCCAAGGCAGGAGTCCGTAATTTTGAGGCATAAATCCGACGCGCTGCCGTTTCGGGTCAACAGGGACTCCATCGATCATCGCAGTCCCATCATAATCGTGCAAAAGACCGGCAATGATTTTTAGAAGCGTCGACTTCCCACACCCGGAAGGACCTATGACAGAGCAAATCTCCCCTTTTTCTACATGCATATTGATATCGTGCAACACTTGCATGCATTTTTTATCGACACTATAACCGTAGGACAGGTGCTGCAAATCGATCATGGCTGCAATAAATCGAGCACGAGATCAGCGTACCCGTAGGAATTCTCAATCAGTTCCTTGCCCTTGAGCCAGGCAATGCAGTCCGTAACGTCATTCTCCTTGGGCAGTGCTGCCGTGTGATAAACGGGCAAAACGAGAGCTTCTTTCGCCGCTGGCGGAAATCCGCTCTTTTCCACTACGAGGTCGATATACTCGGCACGATCCGTGCTGTTGAGATAAGCTACAGCCTTGTTGTAAGCGCGGTACATCGCTTGGATTTCTGCCCGCTTTTCCTTCGTGCTTTTTTCCGTAAACAATATGACGCCAGGGTTGATACCGAGTTCATCCGATCCAGTGATGAATCGGCATCCGTTGTGAACAGCAACGCTTGCCATTGGCTCCGGCAGAGTGGCCGCTGCCAGCTTACTGCTTTGCAAAAGCTCCAAGCGCGTCGGAATCTGCGGAATAACGACCTTCGCTATATCATCACCGGACATCGAGTTGCTTTCAAGAATATGATCTGTCACATATTCGATGATCGTATTGCGAGAAACAGCGACCTCCTTACCGGCGAGTTCCTTGACGGAAAGCTTTTCCGTCCCAGGCGCTGCAACAAGTTTGTAACTGCCGTCCGTCATGGAAGTAACCTTGACGTCGAAGCCGCCATCCTTGGCAAACGCAACGGCGAGCAGATCGGAAACAGCCCCATCAAGATTGCCGCTCTGCAAAGCAGAATCCCTGTCCATAGCACTCTTGAACGAGTGCAGTTCCACATTCAGTCCCTCTTCTGCAAAATATCCTTTTTCCTGTGCAATAATGAATGGAACGGAATCCGTATCAGGCATGAGACCGATGTTCAGCGTACCAAGCTCTTGTTTGCTTCCGCCGCCGCAGCCGGCCGTAAGGAACAGAAGCGGCAAGAAGAGAAAGGCAATGATTTTCTTCACGTTCATCCTCCTTTTGTATCTTGAAAAGCGCGTCAGCGAAGAATCTGACGCAGCATATCAGCGCCCTCGTTCACATAATGAAAGATCTGACTGATCGTCCCTTGATTTTTCTCATACGTATCTTGTGCAACCGTTTTCAAGCGATCTGCCTGATCTTTCATTTCATTGACATTGTCAAGCTGTTTGTCCACTTCATCAAGAACAGCTTGAGCATCCTTGATGGATTGTTGTACCGAAGCGATATCCAGATTTGTCTGCTGAATTTCAGCGGCATTCTTCTCATTCGCTTCCTTGCGCTCCTTTTCCTTTCCCGTGACCTTGTCCACCCAGCCGCCGACAACCGTTCCCTTGTCCTTTTCCTGCTTGATGCGTTCCGTGCGCCCGGCAGCGCGCTGCGCCTTTCGTTCAAGTTCCAGCTCTTTTTCTTCCAGCGCTCTTTTCTGCTCCGCTATGCTCGCCCTTTGCTTCTTTAGAGAGTCTTCGCGTGCAGCAAGTTCCTGCTGACGCATTTCAACCTGCTGCGCCTCCTTGCGGCCGTCCTCAAGAGCTTGTTCATGATTGCGAAACATATCGGACAAAAGAAACCCACAAAAAAGAGCCACCGCAAAACAAGCGGCAAAAATCAGCCCCTTGCGGAATCTGCTTTGCCGCCTATTTCCAGACTCTGCAGCATCCACCCTCTGATGCTCCATTTTTGATGTGAGCGGCGGAAGCTCCCGCACCGTCCCCTGCCTCGAAAAAATAGGAGAAGCATCTTGGGACAAAGGCGGCAGCTCCTGCGTATCGTCTAGCTTCCTGCCATCTGACGTATTTTTCTCCTTGCGCACAAGAACGCTCGTCCGATCGAGATCATCGTACCTCATTCCGAATTCTTATCCCTTTCCATCATATAAGCATGTTCTTTATGCATGGTTCGGCACAGTCGTGCGAGCGTCCAATACAGATTGAACGGCGTCGTCACCGCCTTGAACTTTATATGTGCAATGCCCGCATCTTTCAAAGCTTGAAGAACCTGATCGAGCCGCTTGCCTTTGATGTTATGAAAAACTGCCGCCTCATAAGGAAAATCAAAGGCTTCTTCCTCCGAAGTCCCCGGCTTGAAGCCCTTCAAGGCAAATAAGAAGCCAATGCGTTGATGCCATGCTCCTGGTTCTAGAACGCTCGCCTGGATTCTCAACTTGCGCAAAACCTCTTGAATAGCCAACGCAGCCTCATCGGAAAATTGGTAGAGCAGAACACTCTCTTCTTGCTTCTTCACGCTCCACCTCGCCTCAGTCGTTCAAACCGCGCATCAAAAGATATGTCACAAGCTGTTCCATATCAACATCTTCATGACGCTTTTTCTTCTGCAGCTTGTCAAAAAGAGATTTGGGCAAGCGCACTTGTAAAATATTCTTACCTGCAAGAGAAAGCTGCTTGTCAGACTCCTTCGCCGCATCTTCTTGATTTTTCTTCGCTTGCTTCTTCTGCTGTTTTTTGTCCGCCTTGCCTCCTGCTTTCTGCTTGTCCTTTTCTTCCGGCGCGTCTTGCTCCTGCGCCTTCGCTTTCTTCTTCTTGACAGGCGGATAGCAATAAAACTCATCATAAGCATCACGCAGAGACTGACTCGCCTGCTCTGTTCCCACGCCGATGATGTGACACGGCGTGTCGCTTTCGCGCAGCATCTGAGCAATCGCTACGAAATCGGAATCCGTCGTCACGATAAGAAAGCGGCGCACGCCCTCATCACGCAGGATTTTCGCCATGTCGAACAATGCGTAATCTAGTGAATTCTTGCCATCGACCTTTCGATCAATCTGGCGGAAAGTAAGCCCCTTGCGAGACATCAAGCGATTCCACCGCTTCTGCTCAGGGTGCTTTTCCCAGTCGGAGACAACGATCATACGGCAAGGAAAAAACTTCCGTGCCTTCCCCAAGGTAAAATCCAGCATCTCAAAAG of the Selenomonas sputigena genome contains:
- a CDS encoding NYN domain-containing protein: MTFDSSTETVAVLYDIENAPFEMLDFTLGKARKFFPCRMIVVSDWEKHPEQKRWNRLMSRKGLTFRQIDRKVDGKNSLDYALFDMAKILRDEGVRRFLIVTTDSDFVAIAQMLRESDTPCHIIGVGTEQASQSLRDAYDEFYCYPPVKKKKAKAQEQDAPEEKDKQKAGGKADKKQQKKQAKKNQEDAAKESDKQLSLAGKNILQVRLPKSLFDKLQKKKRHEDVDMEQLVTYLLMRGLND
- a CDS encoding late competence development ComFB family protein, which encodes MEEFVQQNIDAVLRMYPDCCSCEKCKEDIMALALNHLPPKYVSTHKGDLFARIATMDPVDKAFIIQEIAKAIQIVHKMPRH
- a CDS encoding ABC transporter permease → MKRTVVYIGAAAILFFVWWILSSFLALPIVPNPWSVVSCLQSIFLSSIAIHAIYSLGRIALGLVLAVGIGYPIGIFMGYAAKADRIFSPFVYLMYPVPKIALLPILMLLAGVGEMSKVLMLFLIIVFQVIIAVRDAVRAIPQETYMPLLSLGASFFSIFRHVLWPASLPKFITAVRVAMATAISVLFFTETFGSQYGLGYFIMDAWLRVNYLEMYAGIVVLSLLGLLLFSMLDFIEMRVCRWQYK
- a CDS encoding ABC transporter ATP-binding protein, with product MIDLQHLSYGYSVDKKCMQVLHDINMHVEKGEICSVIGPSGCGKSTLLKIIAGLLHDYDGTAMIDGVPVDPKRQRVGFMPQNYGLLPWKTVRENVELGGRIRHERVRENETASMMQRLGIDAFSERYPKELSGGQQQRVGLARAFLLRPDVLLMDEPFSALDAITREEMQEVFLSLWHEQHVTTVLVTHYVEEALYLGQRIVILADAPGRIAEVLDNPLFGCIDQRNKVEFFRMSCYLREQIKKRWRRA
- a CDS encoding DUF3783 domain-containing protein, whose translation is MKKQEESVLLYQFSDEAALAIQEVLRKLRIQASVLEPGAWHQRIGFLFALKGFKPGTSEEEAFDFPYEAAVFHNIKGKRLDQVLQALKDAGIAHIKFKAVTTPFNLYWTLARLCRTMHKEHAYMMERDKNSE
- a CDS encoding ABC transporter substrate-binding protein, whose product is MKKIIAFLFLPLLFLTAGCGGGSKQELGTLNIGLMPDTDSVPFIIAQEKGYFAEEGLNVELHSFKSAMDRDSALQSGNLDGAVSDLLAVAFAKDGGFDVKVTSMTDGSYKLVAAPGTEKLSVKELAGKEVAVSRNTIIEYVTDHILESNSMSGDDIAKVVIPQIPTRLELLQSSKLAAATLPEPMASVAVHNGCRFITGSDELGINPGVILFTEKSTKEKRAEIQAMYRAYNKAVAYLNSTDRAEYIDLVVEKSGFPPAAKEALVLPVYHTAALPKENDVTDCIAWLKGKELIENSYGYADLVLDLLQP